Genomic window (Streptomyces sp. NBC_01431):
GACGTTGTACGGCCCGGACCCGGCGGCCAGCTCCGAGTACGGCCAGGTCATCAACGAGCGCCACCACGACCGGCTCACCGCGCTGATAAGCGACGGCCGCCTGGTCACCGGCGGCGCGCACGACCGGGCCACGCGCTACATCGAGCCGACCGTCCTCGCCGACGTCCCCCCCGAGGCACCGGTGATGCGGGAGGAGATCTTCGGGCCGGTTCTGCCGATCATCTCCGTGCCCGACCTCGACGCAGCGATCGCCTTCATCAACGAGCGGGACAAGCCGCTCGCGCTGTACGCCTTCACCACCTCAGAGCAGACCAAGCAGCGGCTGACTCGGGAGACTTCCTCCGGCGGCCTCGTTTTCGGCCTGACCATCTCCCACCTGTCCGTCCCCGAGCTGCCGTTCGGCGGCGTGGGTGAGAGCGGCATCGGCCGCTACCACGGTGAGTACTCCGTCGAAACGTTCAGCCACCTCAAGGCGGTACTGGACAAGCCGCTGACCAGCACTAAATAGACCACCACCCGCGGCGGCAGCCGATTACGCCGCCCCCCCCGCCCGCACTGGGCAACCACCCGGTCCACCGACTCCGGCGGAAACGTACGCGTCAACAGCCCGACCGTGATCCGGTCCCACAACCGCTCATCCGTCGCCGGCTCGGCCTGCCCAGGGCGTGGCGCCCAAGCGCCTCCTGGACGCCCCGCTGCCAGCCGAGCTCCTGCTGTCACTGGTATTGAGGCCAAGTGGCCGGCTCCGGAAGTACTTCGAGGATTGACTCTAAGTCAGCTCCCGAACAACGGACAGGGGGCACCCATGCCGCATGAGTCCGTGCGGGTTCAACTCAGCAGCAGGCTTCGCAGATACCCTTGAGCCAGTCACGGATTACGCCTCTCCACTCCGGTGTGAACGCAGCTTCCGATTCGGCTTCACAGCGGTCGACTGCGATGCGGGTTTCCAGGCGTGCCCGCCCGGATTCGGTGACATGAATCTGGTGACCGCGCCGATCGGTCGGATTCGGGCGCCGCTCGATCACGCCCTCCAGTTCGAGACTACCGAGCATCTCATTGGCGGCTCGCCGAGAGCTTGCTACTTCCCGGACGACGTCCGAGGCCGACAGCCCAGGCTGTGCCTCGCCAATAGCAGGGTGGCGTACTGCGGGGTCGACAGCTCAAATGCCTTGAGTTCTGCGGCAACTGCAGACCGCATGTTCAGCCAGACCTTGCGGACCATGAAGGTCAGCGACCCGACCGCATCCTGAATGGGGATCCGACGCCCAGCCTTCGTCAGGGATCGTCAAGAGCCTGACGAGTACGCCATGACCCAATCGTCAGGTTCTTGACGATCGAATCGAAAGTTCCCATGACGACGCCTCCGACGTTGCCGAAGTCCAGGCAGCAGTTGATCCTCGCCGTACTCCTGTTGTCCTCGCTGCTGATCTGGCTGGACAACACCATCCTCACCACCGCCTTCGAGACCCTCGCCGATCCGGTCCGCGGACTGGGCGCCAGCCCCGCCCAGTTGCAGTGGGCCACCGGCTCGTACACCTTGGTCTTCGCCACCTTGATGTTCACCTCTGGCGCCCTGGGCGATCGCTTCGGACACCGGAACGTGCTCGTCACCGGGATGGCGGTCTTCGCCGGCGCCTCGGTGTGGGCGGCGTACGCGGGCGACGCGGACCAACTGATTGCCGCTCGGGCCGCGATGGGCGTGGGGAGCGCGCTGATCATGCCCGCGCAGATGGCCATCCTCATGTGGACCTTCAGCGGTCCCGCCCGGGCGACCGCGATCGGCATCTCCTCGGCGTCCGCCGGTGTCGGAGTCGCCGCGGGGCCGCTGCTGGCCGGCGTCCTCCTCGGCCACTTCTGGTGGGGCTCGATCTTCCTGGTCAACATCCCGATCGCGGTGCTGTCGCTGATCGGAATCGCCACGCTGGTCCCGAACTTCCACAGCCCCACCCCGCGTCCGCTGGACCCGGCCGGGCTGCTGCTGTCGATCAGCGGGCTCGCCTTCCTGGCCTACGGGCTGATCCACGCGGGGCAGGTGGTCTCCTGGAACTCGGTGTCGATCTGGGGCACGATCGCCGTCGGAGTGGTCCTGCTGGCCGGCTTCGTGCTCGCCGAACTGCGCCACCGGCAGCCCAGCTTCGACCCCCGGCTGCTCGCCCAGCGCATGTTCGGCCTCGCCAACGCGGCGCTCGGGCTACTGCTGTTTGCCATGACCGCCGCCAGCTTCTACAGCGCCTTCTACCTGCAGGGCGCACGCGACTTCTCGCCGCTGCAAGCGGGCCTGGCGTTCGCCCCGAGCGCGCTCGGGACGATTGCCGGGGCGCCGCTCGGCGTCCGGCTGGCCCGCCGCTGGACGCTCCGCGTGGTCACCGCGACGGCGCTGACCACGGCGGGGCTGGCAATGGGCTGCAACATGCTCTTCAGGCTGCACACCCCGCTGATCTTCAACGAGATCGCCTACAGTATCCAGGGCCTGTCGATCGGCATGGTGATCGGCCCGGTGACGGGGGGACTCATGAGCGCCCTGCCGT
Coding sequences:
- a CDS encoding transposase domain-containing protein, with translation MTAGARLAAGRPGGAWAPRPGQAEPATDERLWDRITVGLLTRTFPPESVDRVVAQCGRGGRRNRLPPRVVVYLVLVSGLSSTALRWLNVSTEYSPW
- a CDS encoding MFS transporter → MTTPPTLPKSRQQLILAVLLLSSLLIWLDNTILTTAFETLADPVRGLGASPAQLQWATGSYTLVFATLMFTSGALGDRFGHRNVLVTGMAVFAGASVWAAYAGDADQLIAARAAMGVGSALIMPAQMAILMWTFSGPARATAIGISSASAGVGVAAGPLLAGVLLGHFWWGSIFLVNIPIAVLSLIGIATLVPNFHSPTPRPLDPAGLLLSISGLAFLAYGLIHAGQVVSWNSVSIWGTIAVGVVLLAGFVLAELRHRQPSFDPRLLAQRMFGLANAALGLLLFAMTAASFYSAFYLQGARDFSPLQAGLAFAPSALGTIAGAPLGVRLARRWTLRVVTATALTTAGLAMGCNMLFRLHTPLIFNEIAYSIQGLSIGMVIGPVTGGLMSALPLERAGAGSAVINTARQAGSLLGIAIGGTIMSIAYRHAIEGSLHEYAGPVQDQARVSAEQARRTATAIHQPALAHAADDAFIHAMHVSAFWTMLIALSGAVLLATALRPTRKPTAVPPECGRLPDMAAGGQ